A single genomic interval of Streptococcus oralis subsp. dentisani harbors:
- the coaD gene encoding pantetheine-phosphate adenylyltransferase, with translation MSDKIGLFTGSFDPMTNGHLDIIERASKLFDKLYVGVFYNPHKQGFLPVENRKRAVEKAVAHLDNVEVIASHDQLVVDVARRLGAKTLVRGLRNATDLQYEASFDYYNYQLAPEIGTVYLHSRPEHLYISSSAVRELLKFCQEIQQYVPNSVVEELEHEEKN, from the coding sequence ATGTCAGATAAAATTGGATTATTTACAGGATCATTTGATCCGATGACAAATGGACATCTGGATATCATTGAACGCGCCAGCAAACTCTTTGATAAGCTCTATGTCGGGGTGTTCTACAATCCCCACAAACAAGGTTTTCTCCCTGTTGAAAATCGCAAACGGGCAGTCGAAAAAGCTGTGGCGCATTTAGATAATGTAGAGGTAATAGCTTCTCACGACCAATTAGTTGTTGATGTTGCAAGAAGATTGGGAGCTAAAACTCTTGTCCGTGGTTTGCGGAATGCTACAGACTTGCAATATGAGGCTAGTTTTGACTACTACAATTATCAACTGGCTCCAGAAATCGGGACTGTCTACCTACATAGTCGCCCAGAGCATCTCTATATTAGCTCGTCAGCCGTGAGAGAGCTCCTGAAGTTTTGTCAGGAGATTCAGCAATATGTCCCAAACAGTGTTGTGGAGGAATTAGAACATGAAGAAAAAAACTAG
- the rsmD gene encoding 16S rRNA (guanine(966)-N(2))-methyltransferase RsmD yields MKIVSGIYGGRPLKTLEGKTTRPTSDKVRGAIFNMIGPYFEGGRVLDLYAGSGGLSIEAVSRGMSHAVLVERDRKAQAIIAENIQMTKEVSKFQLLKMEAERALEQVTGPFDLVFLDPPYAKEQIVADIEKMAERNLFSEEVMVVCETDKSVELPEEIACLGIWKEKIYGISKVTVYVR; encoded by the coding sequence ATGAAAATCGTATCAGGAATCTACGGAGGGCGTCCCCTCAAGACGCTAGAAGGCAAGACGACGAGGCCGACATCAGATAAGGTGCGTGGAGCTATCTTTAACATGATAGGCCCCTATTTTGAGGGTGGTCGTGTCTTGGATCTTTATGCTGGCAGTGGCGGTCTGTCTATTGAAGCTGTGTCAAGAGGGATGTCCCATGCTGTCTTAGTGGAACGGGATCGAAAGGCACAAGCTATCATCGCTGAAAATATCCAAATGACCAAAGAAGTTTCTAAATTTCAGCTCTTAAAGATGGAAGCTGAGCGTGCTTTGGAGCAAGTTACAGGTCCCTTTGACCTGGTCTTTTTAGATCCTCCCTATGCCAAGGAACAAATCGTTGCAGATATCGAAAAAATGGCGGAAAGAAATCTCTTCTCTGAAGAAGTCATGGTCGTCTGCGAAACCGATAAGTCTGTAGAACTTCCAGAAGAAATCGCCTGCTTAGGCATCTGGAAGGAAAAAATATATGGGATTAGTAAGGTGACAGTCTATGTCAGATAA
- the asnA gene encoding aspartate--ammonia ligase yields MKKSFIHQQEEISFVKNTFTQYLKDKLEVVEVQGPILSKVGDGMQDNLSGVEHPVSVKVLQIPDETYEVVHSLAKWKRHTLARFGFGEGEGLFVHMKALRPDEDSLDATHSVYVDQWDWEKVIPNGQRNIAYLKETVEKIYKAIRLTELAVEARYDIESILPKQITFIHTEELVERYPDLTPKERENAICKEFGAVFLIGIGGELPDGKPHDGRAPDYDDWTTESENGYKGLNGDILVWNESLGCAFELSSMGIRVDEDTLRRQVALTGDEDRLELEWHKALLNGLFPLTIGGGIGQSRMAMFLLRKKHIGEVQTSVWPQEVRDTYENIL; encoded by the coding sequence ATGAAGAAAAGCTTTATTCATCAGCAAGAAGAAATTTCTTTTGTTAAAAACACCTTTACCCAGTATTTGAAAGATAAACTAGAAGTCGTGGAAGTTCAGGGACCTATCTTGAGCAAGGTCGGCGATGGTATGCAGGACAACCTGTCCGGTGTCGAACATCCAGTATCTGTCAAGGTTTTGCAGATTCCAGATGAAACCTATGAAGTCGTTCACTCACTTGCCAAATGGAAACGCCACACCTTGGCTCGTTTTGGTTTCGGTGAAGGTGAGGGTCTGTTTGTTCACATGAAGGCTCTTCGTCCAGACGAAGATTCGCTGGATGCAACCCACTCTGTTTATGTAGACCAGTGGGACTGGGAAAAAGTGATTCCAAATGGACAACGTAATATCGCCTATCTCAAAGAAACCGTTGAAAAGATTTATAAGGCTATTCGTCTGACAGAGCTGGCAGTAGAAGCACGCTATGATATTGAATCTATCTTGCCAAAACAGATTACCTTTATCCATACGGAAGAGTTGGTGGAACGCTATCCAGATCTAACACCGAAAGAGCGTGAAAACGCAATCTGTAAAGAGTTTGGTGCAGTCTTCTTGATTGGTATTGGTGGCGAGTTGCCTGACGGGAAACCTCATGACGGCCGCGCACCTGACTACGATGACTGGACAACAGAGTCTGAGAATGGCTACAAGGGACTGAATGGGGATATTCTGGTTTGGAATGAATCTCTTGGATGTGCCTTTGAACTTTCCTCAATGGGGATTCGGGTAGATGAAGACACGCTTCGTCGCCAAGTTGCCCTTACAGGAGACGAAGATCGTCTTGAGTTGGAATGGCATAAGGCTCTGCTTAACGGCCTTTTCCCATTGACAATCGGTGGGGGTATCGGACAGTCTCGGATGGCCATGTTCCTTCTTCGTAAGAAACACATCGGAGAGGTTCAGACCAGTGTCTGGCCTCAAGAAGTCCGCGACACTTATGAAAATATCTTGTAG
- a CDS encoding Bax inhibitor-1/YccA family protein encodes MNQTIIQERSGLNQFYAKVYAFVGLGIGLSALVSALMLTVFQTQLVYFLMHGRLWLMIATFAELGLVFVASSMAAKNSPAALPVFLIYSVLNGFTLSFVVAFYTPGTVLSAFVSSALLFFVMAAIGIFTKKDLSGMGRALMAALVGLIIAMIVNIFLASGFFDYMISIAMVLVFSGLIAWDNQKIRYVYEQSRGQVATGWVISMALSIYLDFINLFLSILRIFGRND; translated from the coding sequence ATGAATCAAACAATTATTCAAGAACGTTCAGGTCTCAATCAATTTTACGCTAAGGTTTATGCCTTTGTGGGACTTGGGATTGGTCTGTCAGCTCTCGTGTCAGCTTTGATGTTGACGGTCTTTCAGACTCAATTGGTCTACTTTTTAATGCATGGTCGTCTCTGGTTGATGATTGCAACTTTTGCAGAACTTGGTCTGGTCTTTGTTGCGAGTAGCATGGCTGCTAAAAACAGTCCAGCAGCTCTCCCAGTATTTTTAATTTATTCTGTTTTAAATGGCTTCACACTTAGCTTTGTCGTAGCCTTCTATACACCTGGGACCGTCTTATCAGCCTTTGTATCCAGCGCCCTTCTCTTCTTTGTCATGGCAGCAATCGGAATTTTCACTAAGAAAGATTTGAGTGGAATGGGACGTGCTCTGATGGCTGCGCTTGTTGGCCTCATCATTGCCATGATTGTGAATATTTTCTTAGCTAGTGGTTTCTTTGACTACATGATTAGTATTGCCATGGTCTTGGTCTTCTCAGGTTTGATTGCTTGGGACAACCAAAAGATTCGCTATGTTTATGAGCAGTCACGAGGGCAAGTAGCGACAGGTTGGGTCATTTCAATGGCGCTCAGCATCTACCTAGACTTTATCAACCTCTTCCTTAGCATCTTACGAATCTTTGGTCGAAACGATTAA
- a CDS encoding TrmH family RNA methyltransferase — protein sequence MTIITSKANSVVKNAKKLHQKKYRKSAYLIEGWHLFEEAVQAGVTIEKIFALESYRDQLAAFPQTVWVSEEILRDLADSQTPQGIVAIVQKEEVGLPDLRQGKFLFLEDVQDPGNVGTMIRTADAAGFTGVIVSDKSADIYSLKTLRSMQGSHFHLPIYRMPVATFVEGAKKSDLPILATTLSRESKDYRELSPLEDFVLVMGNEGQGISSVMAESADQLVHISMKGRAESLNVAVAAGILMFYFS from the coding sequence ATGACTATTATAACCTCAAAAGCCAATTCTGTGGTAAAAAATGCCAAGAAATTGCATCAAAAAAAATATCGAAAGTCTGCTTATTTGATTGAGGGTTGGCACTTATTCGAAGAAGCTGTTCAAGCTGGAGTGACGATTGAGAAGATTTTTGCCCTAGAAAGTTACCGAGATCAGCTAGCGGCTTTTCCTCAAACTGTCTGGGTTTCAGAGGAGATTTTGCGGGATTTGGCAGATTCTCAAACACCACAGGGAATCGTAGCAATCGTCCAAAAAGAAGAAGTAGGACTGCCTGATCTTCGTCAGGGTAAGTTTCTATTTTTAGAAGATGTTCAAGATCCTGGTAATGTTGGCACCATGATTCGGACTGCGGATGCGGCAGGTTTTACAGGGGTCATTGTTTCAGACAAGTCAGCAGATATATACAGCCTCAAGACCCTGCGTTCCATGCAAGGAAGTCATTTTCATTTGCCCATCTATCGTATGCCTGTTGCCACCTTTGTAGAAGGGGCTAAAAAGAGTGACTTGCCCATTCTGGCAACGACCTTATCGAGAGAGTCAAAGGATTATCGTGAGCTTTCTCCCCTAGAAGACTTTGTTTTAGTCATGGGAAATGAAGGACAGGGGATTAGTTCTGTCATGGCTGAGAGTGCTGATCAGCTGGTTCATATAAGCATGAAAGGTCGAGCAGAAAGTCTCAACGTGGCAGTTGCAGCAGGCATTTTGATGTTTTATTTCAGCTAA
- a CDS encoding acylphosphatase, with translation MQKVRMIAQGRVQGVGFRWGVYTLALEIGGITGRVWNNDDGTVEILAQADSSATMAKFIQEIRKGPTPFSKVTYLDVQMSNFSSYSDFKVAN, from the coding sequence ATGCAAAAGGTTAGAATGATTGCCCAAGGTAGGGTGCAGGGTGTTGGTTTTCGCTGGGGCGTTTATACTCTAGCGCTTGAAATCGGTGGCATCACTGGTCGTGTCTGGAATAATGACGATGGCACAGTGGAAATTCTTGCTCAGGCAGACTCCTCTGCCACTATGGCAAAATTTATCCAAGAAATCCGTAAAGGTCCAACGCCTTTTTCAAAAGTTACCTATCTAGATGTGCAAATGAGCAACTTTTCATCCTATTCGGACTTCAAAGTCGCAAATTAG
- the yidC gene encoding membrane protein insertase YidC — protein sequence MKSIKRFALSAMGVAMLLVLTGCVSVDKTTGEPTGFIWNTIGAPMAEAIKYFANDMGLGFGMGIIIVTIIVRLIILPLGIYQSWKATLHSEKMNALKHVLEPHQTRLKEATTQEEKLEAQQALFAAQKEHGISMLGGVGCFPILLQMPFFSAIYFAAQHTEGVAGSSFLGIELGSPSMLLVAFAGILYYIQSLLSLHGVEDEMQREQLKKMIYMSPLMIVIFSLFSPASVTLYWVVGGFMMILQQFIVNYVVRPKLRQKVREEYEKNPPKVSPSAGARKDVTPKQAQAITTNKKKKNRNSGKQRSR from the coding sequence TTGAAATCTATTAAACGTTTTGCCCTCTCTGCTATGGGAGTGGCTATGCTACTCGTCTTGACAGGTTGCGTTTCTGTTGATAAAACGACTGGAGAACCGACTGGATTTATCTGGAACACCATCGGAGCGCCTATGGCAGAGGCCATCAAATACTTTGCTAATGATATGGGACTTGGTTTTGGGATGGGGATTATCATCGTCACCATTATCGTGCGTTTAATTATCTTGCCGCTCGGTATCTACCAATCGTGGAAGGCGACGCTTCACTCTGAAAAGATGAACGCCCTCAAACACGTGCTTGAACCACATCAAACACGTCTAAAAGAAGCAACAACTCAAGAAGAAAAACTTGAGGCTCAACAAGCTCTCTTTGCCGCCCAAAAAGAACATGGTATCAGCATGCTAGGAGGCGTCGGATGTTTCCCTATCTTGCTCCAAATGCCTTTCTTCTCTGCTATCTACTTTGCAGCCCAACATACTGAAGGGGTCGCAGGATCTAGCTTTCTCGGTATCGAACTAGGCTCACCAAGCATGCTCCTCGTAGCCTTTGCAGGTATTCTTTACTACATCCAATCTCTCCTCTCGCTTCATGGAGTAGAAGATGAGATGCAAAGAGAACAACTTAAGAAAATGATCTACATGAGCCCACTCATGATTGTTATCTTCTCCCTCTTCTCACCAGCCAGTGTAACACTTTACTGGGTTGTCGGTGGTTTCATGATGATTCTCCAACAGTTTATCGTCAACTATGTCGTTCGTCCAAAACTTCGTCAAAAAGTACGTGAAGAATACGAAAAGAACCCTCCGAAAGTCAGCCCTTCTGCAGGTGCAAGAAAAGACGTGACTCCTAAGCAGGCTCAAGCGATCACGACCAATAAGAAAAAGAAAAACCGCAACTCTGGTAAACAACGATCTAGATAA
- the pflA gene encoding pyruvate formate-lyase-activating protein has product MSEETIDYGQVTGMVHSTESFGAVDGPGIRFIVFLQGCHMRCQYCHNPDTWAMETNKSRERTVDDVLTEALRYRGFWGDKGGITVSGGEALLQIDFLIAFFTKAKEKGIHCTLDTCALPFRNTPRYLEKFNKLMAVTDLVLLDIKEINEEQHKIVTSQTNKNILACAQYLSDIGKPVWIRHVLVPGLTDRDDDLIELGKFVKTLKNVDKFEILPYHTMGEFKWRELGIPYSLEGVKPPTADRVKNAKELMDTESYQDYMKRVHG; this is encoded by the coding sequence ATGTCTGAAGAAACAATTGACTATGGACAAGTGACAGGAATGGTGCATTCGACAGAGAGTTTTGGGGCGGTAGATGGCCCTGGGATTCGTTTTATTGTCTTTTTGCAGGGCTGTCACATGCGTTGCCAGTACTGTCATAACCCTGATACATGGGCTATGGAGACCAATAAATCACGTGAACGGACAGTAGACGATGTCTTGACAGAAGCCCTTCGCTATCGTGGTTTCTGGGGAGACAAGGGAGGAATCACTGTTAGTGGTGGAGAAGCCCTCCTGCAGATTGATTTCTTGATTGCCTTTTTTACCAAGGCTAAGGAAAAAGGGATTCACTGTACATTGGACACCTGTGCCCTTCCTTTCCGTAACACACCACGTTATCTCGAAAAGTTTAATAAACTCATGGCGGTGACAGACTTGGTTCTCCTGGATATCAAGGAAATCAACGAAGAACAGCACAAGATTGTAACTAGCCAAACCAATAAAAACATCTTGGCCTGTGCCCAGTACCTATCAGATATCGGGAAGCCTGTTTGGATTCGCCACGTATTGGTTCCAGGGTTGACAGATAGAGATGACGACTTGATCGAACTCGGTAAATTCGTCAAAACCCTTAAAAACGTTGACAAGTTTGAAATCCTACCTTATCATACGATGGGAGAATTCAAGTGGCGTGAACTTGGGATTCCATATTCGCTTGAGGGGGTAAAGCCACCAACAGCAGATCGTGTCAAGAATGCCAAGGAGCTTATGGATACAGAAAGTTATCAAGACTATATGAAACGTGTTCATGGATAA
- a CDS encoding diaminopimelate decarboxylase has protein sequence MKTPFISREDLEKIVAEFPTPFHLYDEKGIREKTRAVNQAFSWNKGFKEYFAVKATPTPAILKILKEEGCGVDCSSYVELLMSHKLGFAGSEMMFSSNNTPDQEYAYARELGATINLDAFEDIEHLERAAGIPEIISCRYNPGGVFELGTDIMDNPGEAKFGMTKDQLFEAFAVLKEKGAKTFGIHSFLASNTVTHLYYPELARQLFELAVEIKEKLGISLDFINLSGGIGVNYRPDQEPNDIAMIGEGVRKVYEEVLTPAGLGQVKIFTELGRFMLAPHGALVTKVTHKKKTYRTYLGVDASAVNLMRPAMYGAYHHITNLTHPDGPVEVVDVVGSLCENNDKFAVNRELPHTEIGDLLVIHDTGAHGFSMGYQYNAKLRSAEILYTEEGKARQIRRAERPEDYFATLYGFDFEPDH, from the coding sequence ATGAAAACACCATTTATCAGCCGAGAAGATTTAGAAAAAATTGTTGCAGAGTTCCCGACTCCCTTTCACTTGTATGATGAGAAGGGGATTCGTGAAAAAACAAGAGCCGTCAACCAGGCCTTTTCTTGGAATAAGGGATTCAAAGAATATTTCGCAGTCAAGGCTACTCCAACTCCAGCCATCTTGAAAATCCTCAAAGAGGAAGGTTGTGGTGTGGACTGTTCCAGTTATGTGGAGCTCCTGATGAGCCATAAACTTGGGTTTGCAGGTTCTGAGATGATGTTCTCATCAAACAACACACCAGACCAAGAGTATGCTTATGCGCGTGAATTGGGTGCGACCATTAACTTGGATGCCTTTGAAGATATTGAACATCTGGAGCGAGCGGCAGGCATTCCAGAAATCATCTCTTGTCGTTACAATCCTGGAGGCGTTTTTGAACTAGGAACAGATATCATGGACAATCCTGGGGAGGCTAAGTTTGGCATGACCAAGGATCAACTCTTTGAAGCCTTTGCTGTTTTGAAGGAAAAAGGAGCCAAGACTTTTGGGATTCATTCCTTCCTAGCATCCAATACCGTCACCCATCTCTACTATCCAGAGTTGGCTCGTCAGCTTTTTGAATTGGCCGTTGAAATCAAGGAGAAATTAGGTATTTCACTGGACTTTATCAATCTTTCTGGCGGAATCGGAGTCAACTACCGCCCAGATCAGGAGCCAAATGATATTGCTATGATTGGTGAGGGCGTGCGAAAGGTTTATGAGGAAGTTCTTACACCTGCAGGACTTGGTCAGGTCAAGATTTTTACTGAATTAGGTCGCTTTATGTTAGCCCCTCACGGAGCTCTCGTCACAAAAGTCACCCATAAGAAGAAAACCTATCGTACCTATCTAGGTGTGGATGCCTCAGCAGTCAACCTCATGCGTCCTGCCATGTATGGAGCCTACCACCATATCACCAATCTGACCCATCCAGACGGACCAGTGGAGGTCGTAGATGTGGTTGGATCGCTTTGTGAAAACAATGATAAATTTGCAGTTAATCGCGAACTACCTCATACAGAAATCGGTGATTTACTGGTGATTCATGATACAGGTGCACATGGATTCTCCATGGGTTACCAGTACAATGCCAAACTACGCTCGGCAGAAATCCTCTATACCGAAGAAGGCAAAGCCCGCCAAATCCGCCGTGCAGAGCGCCCTGAGGACTATTTTGCAACCTTGTATGGTTTTGATTTTGAACCCGATCATTAA
- the purR gene encoding pur operon repressor produces the protein MKLRRSDRMVVISNYLINNPYKLTSLNTFAEKYESAKSSISEDIVIIKRAFEEIEIGHIQTVTGAGGGVIFTPSISSHEAKEMIADLRDKLSESDRILPGGYIYLSDLLSTPAILKNIGRIIAKSFMDQKIDAVMTVATKGVPLANAVANVLNVPFVIVRRDLKITEGSTVSVNYVSGSSGDRIEKMFLSKRSLKAGSRVLIVDDFLKGGGTVNGMISLLREFDSELAGVAVFADNAQEEREKQFDYKSLLKVTNIDVKNQSIDVEIGNIFDEDK, from the coding sequence ATGAAATTAAGAAGAAGTGATCGGATGGTTGTCATTTCCAACTATTTGATTAATAATCCATACAAACTAACCAGTCTCAACACCTTTGCAGAAAAGTACGAATCTGCTAAATCATCGATTTCAGAGGACATTGTGATTATCAAGCGTGCCTTTGAGGAAATCGAAATCGGCCATATTCAGACTGTGACTGGAGCAGGTGGTGGCGTTATCTTTACACCATCAATCTCTAGTCATGAAGCCAAAGAAATGATCGCAGACTTGCGTGACAAACTTTCAGAAAGTGACCGTATCTTGCCGGGCGGCTATATCTACCTGTCTGATCTACTTAGTACGCCTGCTATTTTGAAAAATATTGGGCGCATCATTGCCAAGAGCTTTATGGACCAAAAAATCGATGCCGTTATGACAGTGGCAACAAAAGGTGTGCCACTCGCAAATGCAGTTGCCAACGTCCTCAATGTTCCATTTGTTATCGTGCGTCGTGATTTGAAAATCACTGAAGGTTCAACTGTCAGCGTCAACTACGTATCAGGTTCAAGTGGAGACCGCATTGAGAAAATGTTCCTTTCAAAACGCAGTCTCAAGGCAGGCAGTCGTGTCTTGATTGTGGATGACTTCTTGAAAGGTGGCGGAACGGTCAACGGGATGATTAGTCTCTTGCGTGAGTTCGACTCTGAATTGGCTGGTGTCGCAGTCTTTGCAGACAATGCCCAAGAAGAACGTGAAAAGCAGTTCGATTACAAGTCACTCTTGAAGGTAACCAATATTGATGTTAAGAACCAATCCATCGATGTTGAGATTGGCAATATCTTTGACGAAGACAAATAA
- a CDS encoding 3'-5' exoribonuclease YhaM family protein yields MKISHMKKDELFEGFYLIKSADLRQTRAGKNYLAFTFQDDSGEIEGKLWDAQPHNVEAFTAGKVVHMQGRREVYNNTPQVNQITLRLPQPGEPNDPADFKVKSPVDVKEIRDYMSQMIFKIENPVWQRIVRSLYTKYDKEFYSYPAAKTNHHAFETGLAYHTATMVRLADAISEIYPQLNKSLLYAGIMLHDLAKVLELSGPNQTEYTVRGNLIGHIALIDSEITKTVMELGIDDTREEVVLLRHVILSHHGLLEYGSPVRPRIMEAEIIHMIDNLDASMMMMSTALALVDKGEMTNKIFAMDNRSFYKPDLD; encoded by the coding sequence ATGAAGATTAGTCACATGAAAAAAGATGAGCTGTTTGAAGGTTTTTACCTGATCAAGTCAGCTGACCTGAGACAGACACGTGCTGGGAAAAACTACCTAGCCTTTACCTTCCAAGACGATAGTGGCGAGATTGAAGGGAAACTCTGGGATGCCCAACCTCATAACGTTGAGGCCTTTACCGCTGGGAAAGTGGTCCACATGCAGGGACGTCGAGAAGTTTACAATAACACTCCTCAAGTCAATCAAATCACGCTTCGTTTACCTCAGCCTGGGGAACCCAATGATCCAGCTGACTTCAAGGTCAAGTCACCAGTCGATGTCAAGGAAATTCGTGACTACATGTCGCAAATGATTTTCAAGATTGAAAATCCTGTCTGGCAGCGTATCGTTCGCAGTCTCTACACCAAGTATGATAAGGAATTCTACTCCTATCCAGCTGCCAAGACCAACCACCACGCCTTTGAAACAGGTTTAGCCTATCATACGGCGACCATGGTGCGCTTGGCAGATGCCATTAGCGAGATCTATCCTCAGCTCAATAAGAGCCTGCTCTATGCTGGGATTATGTTGCATGACTTGGCCAAGGTTTTAGAGCTCAGCGGTCCCAATCAGACGGAGTACACAGTGCGAGGCAATCTCATCGGCCATATCGCCCTCATCGATAGCGAAATTACCAAGACAGTCATGGAACTCGGCATCGATGATACTAGAGAAGAAGTGGTGCTACTGCGCCATGTCATCCTCAGTCATCATGGCTTGCTGGAGTATGGAAGTCCAGTCCGTCCACGCATTATGGAGGCAGAGATTATTCATATGATTGACAATCTAGATGCCAGCATGATGATGATGTCAACAGCTCTAGCTTTGGTGGACAAAGGAGAGATGACCAATAAAATCTTCGCTATGGACAATCGTTCCTTCTATAAACCAGATTTAGATTAA
- the rmuC gene encoding DNA recombination protein RmuC: protein METVLLLLLIANLAGLFLIWQRQDKQDKYLAKSLEDQADNLSDQLDYRFEQARQVSQLDQKDLEVAVSDRLQEVRMELHQGLTQVRQEMTDNLLQTRDKTDQRLQALQESNEQRLEQMRQTVEEKLEKTLQTRLQASFETVSKQLESVNRGLGEMQTVARDVGALNKVLSGTKTRGILGELQLGQIIEDIMTPAQYEREYATVENSSERVEYAIKLPGQGDQETVYLPIDSKFPLADYYRLEEAYEAGDKEEIERCRKSLLASVKRFAKDIKSKYLAPPRTTNFGVLFVPTEGLYSEIVRNPVFFDDLRREEQIIVAGPSTLSALLNSLSVGFKTLNIQKSADHISKTLASVKTEFGKFGGILVKAQKHLQHASGNIDELLNRRTTAIERTLRHIELSEGEPALDLLHFQEDEEEYED, encoded by the coding sequence ATGGAGACTGTATTATTACTATTATTAATTGCCAACCTAGCTGGACTCTTTCTGATTTGGCAAAGGCAAGATAAGCAAGACAAGTACCTAGCCAAGAGCTTGGAGGATCAAGCAGACAATCTTTCAGATCAACTGGATTACCGCTTTGAACAAGCCAGACAAGTCAGCCAGCTGGATCAAAAAGACTTGGAAGTGGCTGTCAGCGATCGTTTGCAGGAAGTGCGAATGGAGTTGCATCAAGGTCTGACACAAGTCCGTCAAGAAATGACAGATAATCTCTTGCAAACCAGAGACAAGACCGACCAACGTCTCCAAGCCTTGCAAGAATCAAATGAGCAACGTCTAGAACAAATGCGCCAAACAGTCGAGGAAAAACTAGAAAAGACCTTGCAGACGCGCTTGCAGGCTTCCTTTGAGACAGTTTCCAAACAACTGGAGTCTGTCAATCGTGGCCTTGGAGAGATGCAGACAGTTGCCCGTGATGTCGGAGCCCTCAACAAGGTTCTCTCAGGAACTAAGACGCGAGGCATTCTGGGTGAATTACAACTGGGCCAAATCATCGAGGACATCATGACGCCTGCTCAGTACGAACGAGAATACGCAACGGTTGAAAACTCCAGTGAACGAGTGGAGTATGCCATCAAGTTACCTGGACAAGGCGACCAGGAAACCGTCTACCTTCCGATTGACTCCAAGTTTCCACTGGCAGATTATTATCGCTTAGAAGAAGCCTATGAAGCAGGTGACAAGGAGGAGATTGAACGCTGTCGCAAGTCACTCTTAGCAAGCGTTAAGCGTTTCGCCAAGGATATCAAGAGCAAGTATCTGGCGCCACCTCGGACGACCAATTTTGGAGTCTTATTTGTTCCGACAGAGGGACTCTACTCGGAAATCGTCCGCAATCCTGTCTTCTTTGATGATTTGAGACGGGAGGAGCAGATTATTGTCGCAGGGCCAAGTACCCTGTCAGCCCTCCTCAATTCCCTATCAGTTGGCTTCAAAACTCTCAATATCCAAAAGAGTGCTGACCATATCAGCAAGACTCTTGCCAGCGTTAAGACTGAGTTTGGTAAGTTCGGTGGCATTCTGGTCAAGGCACAAAAGCATCTCCAACATGCCTCTGGCAATATTGATGAATTATTAAACCGTCGTACTACAGCTATCGAGCGGACGCTCCGTCACATTGAGTTATCAGAAGGTGAGCCTGCGCTTGATCTACTCCATTTCCAAGAAGATGAGGAAGAATATGAAGATTAG
- a CDS encoding thiamine diphosphokinase encodes MNECKLSENNWTRVAVFAGGDRGHYRTDFDSFVGVDRGSLWVLEENLPLALAVGDFDSVTAEERQVIQKRAQHFVQARPEKDDTDLELALLTIFKQNPQAQVTIFGALGGRIDHMLANVFLPSNPKLAPFMRQIAIEDGQNVIAYCPEGTSQLEPRSDYDYLAFMPVRDSQLTIIGAKYELTEENFFFKKVYASNEYVDREVSVTCPDGYVVILHSKDRR; translated from the coding sequence ATGAACGAGTGCAAACTCTCAGAAAACAACTGGACTAGGGTTGCCGTTTTTGCAGGTGGAGATCGCGGTCATTATCGGACGGATTTTGATAGCTTTGTCGGTGTGGATCGAGGATCGCTCTGGGTACTGGAAGAAAACCTTCCTCTCGCTCTAGCGGTTGGGGATTTTGATTCGGTGACCGCGGAAGAGCGACAGGTGATTCAAAAACGTGCCCAACATTTTGTTCAAGCCCGACCAGAAAAAGATGATACTGATCTGGAATTGGCTCTCTTAACCATCTTTAAGCAAAATCCTCAGGCTCAGGTCACTATTTTCGGTGCTTTGGGTGGTCGTATTGACCATATGCTGGCCAATGTCTTTCTGCCTAGCAATCCCAAGTTGGCCCCCTTTATGCGCCAGATAGCAATTGAGGATGGGCAAAATGTGATTGCCTATTGTCCGGAAGGGACCAGTCAACTAGAACCCCGTTCAGACTACGATTACCTAGCCTTTATGCCAGTTCGAGATAGTCAGCTGACCATTATCGGAGCTAAGTACGAATTGACAGAGGAAAATTTTTTCTTTAAAAAAGTGTACGCTTCTAACGAATATGTAGATAGGGAAGTTTCAGTGACTTGCCCAGATGGCTATGTGGTCATACTCCATAGCAAGGACAGGAGGTAG